A genomic segment from Microbulbifer elongatus encodes:
- a CDS encoding DUF3565 domain-containing protein yields MRQAITGYHRDEEHHWVAQLACGHNQHVRHDPPWQNRPWVTTVEGRREMLGFELECKKCDQGAPADHQPPSVSRESD; encoded by the coding sequence ATGCGGCAGGCCATTACCGGTTATCATCGGGATGAAGAACACCACTGGGTGGCGCAGCTGGCCTGCGGTCACAACCAGCACGTGCGCCACGATCCACCCTGGCAAAACCGCCCCTGGGTGACCACGGTGGAGGGTCGCCGGGAAATGCTGGGTTTTGAGCTCGAATGCAAAAAGTGTGACCAGGGCGCGCCCGCCGACCACCAGCCACCCTCAGTATCAAGAGAATCCGATTAA
- a CDS encoding P-II family nitrogen regulator: MKLVTAVIKPFKLDAVRDALAEAGVSGITVSEVKGFGRQKGHTELYRGAEYVVDFLPKTMLQIAVEDSQVDAVLEAIGTAAQSGKIGDGKIFVANLEQAIRIRTGETGAEAI; encoded by the coding sequence ATGAAACTGGTAACCGCAGTCATTAAACCATTCAAGCTCGACGCAGTGCGCGATGCGCTGGCTGAAGCCGGCGTCAGCGGCATTACCGTGAGTGAAGTCAAAGGTTTTGGCCGTCAGAAAGGGCATACCGAGCTCTATCGCGGAGCGGAGTATGTGGTGGATTTTCTGCCCAAAACCATGTTGCAGATCGCCGTTGAAGACAGCCAGGTTGACGCCGTGCTGGAAGCTATCGGCACTGCGGCGCAAAGCGGCAAGATCGGCGACGGCAAGATTTTTGTTGCAAACCTTGAGCAGGCAATCCGTATCCGTACCGGTGAGACCGGCGCGGAAGCGATCTAA
- a CDS encoding YaiI/YqxD family protein, with protein MPKIWVDADACPTVIKEILFRAAERTETELTLVANQPVRVPPSKFIRALQVSSGFDVADNEIVQRCSEGDLIITADIPLASEVIDKGATALNPRGEKYSKANIRARLNMRDFMETLRSSGVHTGGPPPLGQQERKAFADQLDRWLVRVNNR; from the coding sequence ATGCCAAAAATCTGGGTGGATGCCGATGCCTGCCCCACCGTCATCAAAGAAATCCTGTTCCGCGCCGCCGAACGCACCGAAACCGAATTGACCCTCGTTGCCAACCAGCCTGTGCGGGTACCCCCATCGAAGTTTATTCGCGCCCTACAGGTCTCCTCCGGCTTCGACGTTGCCGACAACGAGATCGTTCAGCGCTGCAGCGAAGGGGACCTGATCATCACCGCGGATATTCCCCTCGCGTCAGAGGTGATCGACAAGGGCGCCACCGCGCTCAATCCCCGCGGTGAAAAGTACTCCAAAGCCAATATTCGCGCGCGCCTGAATATGCGTGACTTTATGGAGACCCTGCGCTCCAGTGGTGTGCACACCGGCGGGCCACCGCCGCTGGGGCAGCAGGAGCGCAAGGCGTTTGCGGATCAGCTGGATCGGTGGTTGGTGCGGGTAAACAATAGATAG
- a CDS encoding NHL repeat-containing protein translates to MKLENWAWVAIASLCLVGCSGGGSGSSGASLPESNPDTTPDTFTIIDVDNAPTDTLITSQPVVITGIDSPSSIAVEGGQYSINSGEFTEGEGQVTTNDEVRIRVKSSEDLESLTVATLTVGGISDQFDVVTRSDEVTPEVSILFPVLQDTWVYRPNVIIRGVASDNRGIEAVYINGELADTEDQFANWQLQVAVAQPFSEFEVSVVDVDGNTAELAPLKINAYHGYRATGSMAIDVQGNRLFAGPNPSRIDLSTFSFHPYENTPKTVSEMVFDTTRSHWYARIDDEIVEISPESGEILREFLVNVEYAKGLEVDEASGKIYWDNLGEIYALDPASGVTEHISGAVRGTGLGVGNWSQVLVNDQDIYLLTYIVSFGEVSTPLLKVDPSTGDRILFRDLYVSEHKITRIIAAASHPTQPYIYIIAKSELAQDWVKHLYRIDLASGEIDKIFDMSVNGDSSLDLESASLEIDHLGNLAYVLSESTDHLYTIDLDSGEVSQVSSEFRGEGPPLSGDRVDNALAYDSVNNRLLTFSSSPWSMGAGKLMGVDLESGDRQILSGPERGSGPAFSQLIHLATSASGDIYVVDQGDTSIKKVDPISGNRTVVASELVGCCEAITSPTGIEVNPAGTKAVLLDGNRVLTLDLMTGNRALLSDEAGNEIQDIGALASDFEAGYAYGLKWSGGDPAVLYRIDLETGDRELLLSDFEGQTFPGATAMSYDPVRNKLMLTARFEWDRYYEIDLDLLKSENKFFPDGDFYFSQNSLSALIGVDGRLFAIANNPNFVAELDPETSDLVVISQ, encoded by the coding sequence ATGAAACTTGAAAATTGGGCTTGGGTTGCGATTGCCTCGTTGTGTCTGGTTGGCTGTAGTGGCGGAGGCTCGGGATCCAGTGGGGCTAGCTTGCCAGAATCTAATCCAGATACAACGCCGGATACATTTACCATTATCGATGTTGATAATGCCCCCACCGACACCCTGATCACCTCGCAACCCGTCGTCATTACCGGAATTGATTCACCCTCAAGTATCGCCGTCGAAGGCGGGCAATACTCCATTAACAGCGGTGAATTTACCGAAGGTGAAGGACAAGTCACTACAAACGATGAGGTCAGAATACGGGTCAAGTCGTCAGAAGACTTGGAATCTCTCACGGTTGCTACTCTTACGGTGGGCGGGATAAGCGACCAGTTTGACGTTGTGACCCGGTCTGACGAAGTGACCCCCGAGGTCTCGATTCTGTTTCCCGTCCTGCAAGATACTTGGGTGTACCGGCCCAATGTAATCATTCGGGGGGTGGCGTCGGACAACCGAGGTATTGAGGCCGTCTATATCAACGGCGAGCTTGCTGACACGGAAGACCAGTTTGCCAATTGGCAATTGCAGGTAGCGGTAGCTCAGCCTTTTTCCGAGTTTGAAGTCTCAGTCGTTGATGTGGACGGAAATACAGCAGAGCTGGCGCCGCTAAAAATTAATGCCTATCACGGGTATCGGGCCACGGGATCAATGGCGATTGATGTTCAGGGGAATAGGCTGTTTGCCGGGCCTAATCCCAGTCGGATTGACCTGAGCACCTTCAGCTTTCACCCGTACGAAAATACACCCAAGACTGTATCGGAAATGGTTTTCGATACAACGCGCAGCCACTGGTATGCGCGGATAGACGATGAAATCGTAGAAATTTCACCAGAGAGTGGCGAAATTCTCCGGGAATTTTTGGTCAATGTTGAATATGCCAAGGGCCTGGAAGTGGATGAGGCATCTGGAAAAATCTACTGGGATAACCTCGGTGAAATCTATGCGTTGGATCCGGCCTCGGGTGTAACGGAGCACATTTCTGGGGCGGTGAGGGGCACCGGGCTGGGTGTCGGAAATTGGTCTCAGGTTCTGGTCAACGACCAGGATATCTATTTGCTGACCTATATAGTCAGCTTTGGCGAGGTCAGTACGCCGCTATTGAAAGTGGATCCATCTACTGGAGATCGAATCTTGTTTAGGGACCTGTACGTTTCTGAACACAAGATCACCCGCATCATCGCTGCTGCTTCACACCCCACACAGCCATATATATACATCATTGCTAAGTCTGAGCTGGCGCAGGACTGGGTCAAACACCTGTACCGAATTGATCTCGCCAGCGGAGAAATAGACAAAATCTTTGATATGTCCGTGAATGGCGATAGTTCGTTGGACTTGGAGTCGGCAAGCCTTGAGATAGACCATCTAGGCAATCTCGCGTATGTGCTCAGCGAAAGTACCGATCATTTGTATACGATTGACCTGGATTCTGGAGAGGTTTCCCAGGTTTCCTCTGAGTTCCGTGGAGAGGGGCCGCCCTTATCGGGGGATAGAGTCGATAACGCACTGGCCTACGATAGCGTAAATAACCGGCTGCTGACTTTCTCGTCGTCGCCCTGGTCGATGGGCGCTGGTAAGCTGATGGGTGTGGATTTGGAGAGCGGTGATCGCCAGATATTGTCTGGCCCAGAGCGTGGTTCGGGACCTGCTTTCTCCCAGCTTATTCATCTTGCGACCTCTGCCAGCGGTGATATTTACGTTGTCGATCAAGGCGATACTTCGATTAAAAAAGTTGATCCAATCTCGGGTAATCGAACTGTTGTTGCGAGTGAGTTAGTTGGTTGCTGTGAGGCGATTACTAGTCCAACGGGGATCGAAGTTAATCCAGCCGGCACCAAAGCAGTTTTACTGGATGGGAACCGCGTGCTCACTCTTGATTTGATGACGGGAAATCGAGCGCTTCTTTCAGACGAGGCGGGGAACGAGATACAAGACATTGGCGCCCTGGCGTCGGACTTTGAGGCAGGTTATGCCTATGGTCTCAAGTGGAGTGGTGGCGATCCTGCAGTGCTATACAGAATTGATCTCGAAACTGGCGACCGGGAGTTGCTGTTGAGTGATTTCGAAGGGCAAACGTTTCCTGGCGCGACGGCCATGTCCTATGATCCAGTGCGCAACAAGTTGATGCTCACCGCCAGATTTGAGTGGGATCGATATTACGAAATCGACCTCGATTTACTGAAATCTGAGAATAAGTTCTTTCCCGATGGCGATTTTTATTTCAGTCAAAATAGTCTATCTGCATTGATCGGGGTGGATGGTCGGTTGTTTGCAATTGCCAATAATCCAAACTTTGTTGCTGAATTGGATCCAGAGACGAGCGATCTGGTGGTGATCTCTCAGTGA
- a CDS encoding GNAT family N-acetyltransferase, producing the protein MKTTLSPFQQSDMPELMAWIDSEQACRVWAGSWFQYPFNQQTFSRDCRWQDMPTYVLRDDDGLMLAFGQYYKRLDCCHLARLIVSPRNRRQGLGAQLVVKLVAEGSRQLGLTRASLFVLKSNAGAQELYQSLGFRTCEYPEPEPSLEICHYMVAPVHQNEDMSA; encoded by the coding sequence ATGAAAACCACATTGAGCCCTTTCCAGCAAAGCGATATGCCGGAGCTGATGGCGTGGATCGATAGCGAACAGGCCTGCCGAGTCTGGGCTGGAAGCTGGTTTCAATACCCATTTAATCAACAGACGTTCTCTCGTGATTGCCGGTGGCAGGATATGCCGACTTATGTACTACGAGACGATGACGGGCTGATGCTAGCGTTTGGGCAGTACTACAAGCGTCTGGATTGTTGCCACCTGGCGCGCCTGATCGTGTCTCCGAGGAACCGTCGACAAGGGCTGGGTGCGCAATTGGTCGTAAAATTGGTTGCTGAGGGCTCTCGCCAGCTGGGGCTCACCCGTGCGTCATTGTTTGTACTCAAATCTAACGCTGGGGCTCAAGAGCTGTATCAAAGCCTAGGTTTTCGCACCTGTGAATACCCGGAACCTGAGCCGAGTCTGGAAATCTGCCATTACATGGTGGCCCCTGTGCACCAGAATGAAGATATGAGCGCTTAG
- a CDS encoding accessory factor UbiK family protein, with protein sequence MAAEKLQQLLDELQQQGAVITSDLRDALEVALGKLPLVSQREFDVQAAKLARAEEKLAQMETQVRELENKLGD encoded by the coding sequence TTGGCAGCGGAAAAATTGCAACAGTTACTCGATGAACTGCAACAACAAGGGGCAGTTATCACCAGTGACCTGCGGGACGCATTGGAAGTGGCCCTGGGGAAATTGCCTCTGGTGAGCCAGCGGGAATTTGATGTCCAGGCCGCCAAGCTCGCCCGTGCGGAAGAAAAACTCGCACAGATGGAGACCCAGGTGCGCGAGCTGGAAAACAAGCTCGGCGACTGA
- a CDS encoding TorF family putative porin, producing MDFNFNKKVAAIVSGSVLAMAVSSAVTAQESGPSFSANVGVVSDYRFRGISQTDTGPAVQGGLDLDLGNGVYLGTWASQVDFAYGADETKFEQDFYGGYAGETAGGVGYDVGYIYYAYHGSDWDEDYQEVYGSLSFGDASLGFAYSDDYWLQSGAFYYLSAGYSFSLANDISLDLSAGLNLFDEEIFLDGSDSYIDYSVSVGKEFGGLALSASLVGTDVSDKECFYTDWCEPTVLAGASYSW from the coding sequence GTGGATTTTAATTTCAATAAAAAAGTTGCAGCGATTGTTTCCGGAAGCGTGTTGGCCATGGCGGTTTCCAGCGCTGTGACTGCGCAAGAATCAGGCCCCAGCTTCAGTGCAAACGTTGGCGTGGTGAGTGACTATCGCTTCCGCGGTATTTCTCAGACAGACACCGGCCCTGCCGTTCAGGGTGGTTTAGACCTGGATCTGGGTAACGGTGTTTACCTGGGTACCTGGGCTTCTCAGGTGGATTTCGCTTACGGCGCTGACGAAACCAAATTCGAACAGGACTTTTACGGCGGCTATGCCGGTGAAACTGCCGGTGGCGTTGGCTACGACGTTGGTTATATCTACTACGCGTACCACGGTAGCGATTGGGACGAAGACTATCAGGAAGTCTACGGCAGCCTGAGCTTTGGCGACGCGTCACTGGGCTTTGCCTATTCCGATGACTACTGGCTGCAAAGTGGTGCTTTCTATTACCTGAGCGCCGGCTATTCCTTCAGCCTGGCCAACGATATTTCCCTGGACCTGAGCGCTGGCCTCAACCTATTTGACGAGGAAATTTTCCTGGACGGATCTGATTCCTACATCGACTACTCCGTGTCTGTTGGCAAGGAGTTTGGTGGCCTGGCCCTGAGTGCTTCTCTGGTGGGAACTGACGTAAGCGACAAGGAATGTTTCTACACCGACTGGTGCGAACCAACCGTATTGGCAGGTGCTTCTTACAGCTGGTAA
- a CDS encoding GNAT family N-acetyltransferase, translating to MVKVIEPRTARLQLRQWCDDDRELFAAMNADSAVMEFFPALLSREESDAGIDRQIAHINRYGWGFWAVEMLSDKRFIGFVGIKNVTGDMPFAPAVEIGWRLASSAWGKGYASEAANASLQVAFEQLGLDEIVSFTVPGNVRSRAVMEKLGMVQGERFQHPGLPEGHSMQEHVLYRLRNPL from the coding sequence ATGGTCAAGGTGATTGAACCAAGAACTGCACGCCTGCAGTTACGTCAATGGTGCGATGACGACCGCGAGCTTTTTGCCGCAATGAATGCCGATTCTGCAGTGATGGAATTTTTTCCGGCACTGTTGAGCCGAGAAGAGAGCGACGCGGGTATCGACCGGCAGATCGCACATATCAATCGATACGGCTGGGGGTTCTGGGCGGTAGAGATGCTCTCTGACAAACGGTTTATAGGCTTTGTCGGAATCAAGAATGTTACCGGCGATATGCCGTTTGCACCAGCGGTGGAAATTGGCTGGCGGTTGGCTAGCTCCGCATGGGGGAAAGGCTATGCCAGCGAAGCAGCCAACGCGAGCTTGCAGGTTGCGTTCGAACAATTGGGGTTAGATGAAATTGTTTCCTTTACCGTGCCCGGAAATGTCCGTTCTCGTGCAGTAATGGAAAAACTGGGAATGGTTCAGGGCGAACGGTTTCAGCATCCGGGGCTACCGGAGGGACACTCCATGCAGGAGCACGTGCTCTATCGCCTGAGAAACCCACTGTAG
- a CDS encoding c-type cytochrome: MKGVLSFIAALAVAAGAAVAVAQSSVDEEIAERIAPAGETCMKGDECAAAAPAAAASSGGARSGSDVYSAHCAACHATGAAGAPKMGDAGAWGPRVAKGMDTLYTHAINGFNAMPAKGLCMTCSDDEVKAAVDHMVEGSK; this comes from the coding sequence ATGAAAGGTGTTTTGAGTTTTATCGCGGCGCTGGCCGTAGCGGCTGGCGCGGCAGTAGCTGTGGCCCAGTCTTCTGTAGACGAAGAGATTGCAGAGCGCATCGCGCCGGCAGGCGAGACCTGCATGAAGGGTGACGAGTGTGCAGCGGCAGCGCCCGCAGCGGCCGCCTCATCTGGTGGAGCCCGCAGCGGCAGCGACGTATACAGCGCCCACTGTGCGGCCTGTCACGCAACAGGTGCTGCTGGTGCGCCGAAAATGGGTGATGCCGGTGCCTGGGGTCCACGCGTAGCAAAAGGTATGGACACGCTCTACACCCACGCGATCAATGGCTTCAACGCCATGCCGGCAAAAGGTCTGTGTATGACCTGTTCTGACGATGAGGTGAAGGCTGCCGTTGACCATATGGTGGAAGGCAGCAAGTAA
- the rep gene encoding DNA helicase Rep, which produces MTKLNPRQAEAVKYIDGPCLVLAGAGSGKTSVITRKIAYLIEQCGYQARNIAALTFTNKAAREMKERVGKLITGPDGKKSKASHGLTVSTFHNLGLNILRKEYRAAGFKPGFSIFDSEDARGLIKELMLRDGDLDTDLLDRVQNQISDWKNDMLPPKKALETAQSPGEQAMAVAYGRYCDALKAYNSVDFDDLIMIPVQLFDTDPELLQRWRRKIRYLLVDEYQDTNSSQYLLVKMLVGSGGGLTVVGDDDQSIYAWRGARPENMSQLKQDYPNLRLIKLEQNYRSTSRILKVANHLIAHNPHEFDKALWSDRGLGDEIRVLKVANENEEAERVANEIFLQKARRGCQFKDFAVLYRGNHQARLIEMKLQENQIPYQLSGGTSFFARAEIKDVMSYLRLLVNPDDDNAFLRIINTPRRQIGTSSLEALGNYAKGREISMLSACSELGFREHITEAGYERLNRFAHWLEGVARNCRDNSPESALREMLDDIDYAGWLSQNASSEKVAEKRMENVYWLLDSLMKTMEGTDDELEQDVRLEQAISKLILRDMLDRQEEEEATDKVSLMTLHASKGLEYPHVFMIGMEENLLPHRNSIEDDNIEEERRLTYVGITRAQKTLTMTLAGKRKMFGENQDTTPSRFLEELPEEDCIFEGFGKASPEQNQAKGAETLGSLLSMFD; this is translated from the coding sequence ATGACCAAACTCAATCCGCGCCAGGCGGAAGCAGTCAAATACATCGATGGTCCCTGCCTGGTACTGGCCGGCGCCGGCTCCGGCAAGACCAGCGTAATCACACGGAAAATCGCCTATCTGATCGAACAGTGCGGCTATCAGGCACGAAATATCGCGGCCCTGACGTTTACCAACAAGGCCGCGCGGGAAATGAAAGAGCGGGTCGGCAAGCTGATCACCGGCCCCGACGGCAAAAAATCCAAGGCCTCCCACGGTCTCACCGTGTCCACCTTCCACAACCTGGGCCTGAACATCCTTCGCAAGGAATACCGCGCCGCCGGCTTCAAGCCCGGCTTCTCGATCTTCGACTCGGAAGACGCCCGTGGTCTGATCAAGGAGCTGATGCTGCGCGACGGCGATCTGGACACCGACCTGCTGGACCGGGTGCAGAATCAGATCTCCGACTGGAAGAACGATATGCTGCCCCCGAAGAAGGCCCTGGAAACCGCCCAGAGCCCGGGAGAGCAGGCCATGGCCGTGGCCTACGGGCGCTACTGCGACGCCCTCAAGGCCTACAACTCCGTCGACTTCGACGACCTGATCATGATCCCGGTGCAACTGTTCGACACCGACCCTGAACTGCTGCAGCGCTGGCGCCGCAAGATCCGCTATCTGCTGGTGGACGAGTACCAGGACACCAACAGCTCCCAGTACCTGCTGGTGAAAATGCTGGTGGGCAGCGGCGGCGGCCTCACCGTGGTGGGGGACGACGACCAGTCCATCTACGCCTGGCGCGGTGCGCGCCCGGAGAATATGAGCCAGCTGAAGCAGGATTACCCCAACCTGCGCCTGATCAAGCTGGAACAGAACTACCGCTCCACCAGCCGTATCCTCAAGGTGGCGAACCACCTGATCGCCCACAACCCCCACGAATTCGACAAGGCCCTGTGGTCCGATCGCGGCCTCGGCGACGAGATCCGCGTGCTCAAGGTGGCCAATGAGAACGAGGAAGCCGAGCGCGTCGCCAACGAAATCTTCCTGCAGAAGGCCCGCCGCGGCTGCCAGTTCAAGGACTTCGCCGTGCTCTACCGGGGCAACCACCAGGCGCGCCTGATCGAGATGAAACTGCAGGAAAACCAGATCCCCTACCAGCTCTCCGGCGGCACCAGCTTCTTCGCCCGCGCCGAGATCAAGGACGTGATGTCCTACCTGCGCCTGCTGGTCAACCCGGACGACGACAACGCCTTCCTGCGTATCATCAACACCCCGCGCCGACAGATCGGCACCAGCAGCCTGGAGGCGCTGGGCAACTACGCCAAGGGCCGCGAGATCTCCATGTTGAGCGCCTGTTCGGAACTCGGCTTCAGGGAGCACATTACCGAAGCGGGCTACGAGCGCCTCAACCGCTTCGCCCACTGGCTGGAAGGCGTGGCGCGCAACTGCCGCGACAATAGCCCGGAGTCCGCACTGCGGGAAATGCTCGACGATATCGACTACGCTGGCTGGCTGTCCCAGAACGCCAGCAGTGAGAAGGTCGCCGAGAAGCGCATGGAAAACGTTTACTGGCTGCTCGACAGCCTGATGAAAACCATGGAAGGCACCGACGACGAGCTGGAGCAGGATGTGCGCCTGGAACAGGCCATCTCCAAACTGATCCTGCGCGACATGCTCGACCGCCAGGAAGAAGAAGAAGCTACCGACAAGGTCAGCCTGATGACCCTGCACGCGTCCAAGGGTCTGGAATACCCCCATGTATTCATGATCGGCATGGAAGAAAACCTGCTGCCGCATCGCAACAGCATCGAAGACGACAATATCGAGGAAGAGCGCCGCCTCACCTACGTAGGCATCACCCGCGCCCAGAAGACCCTGACCATGACCCTGGCGGGCAAGCGCAAGATGTTCGGTGAAAACCAGGACACCACCCCCAGCCGCTTTCTCGAAGAGCTGCCGGAGGAGGACTGTATCTTTGAAGGGTTTGGCAAGGCGAGTCCGGAGCAGAATCAGGCCAAGGGGGCGGAGACGCTGGGGTCGTTGCTCAGCATGTTTGATTGA
- a CDS encoding YifB family Mg chelatase-like AAA ATPase, whose amino-acid sequence MSLSIAYARAQLGVQAPLVTVETHLANGLPAFNIVGLPEAAVRESRDRVRSAIVNSHFEFPQRRITVNLAPADLPKAGGRYDLAIALGVLAASGQIPGETLEQFEFIGELALSGSLRPIPGALPAAIACGDSGRTLVIASESAAEAALIKAPVKAASSLLQVCAQLHGREPLPDALVDDTQEEVLCADLADVRGQLKARRALEVAAAGSHNLLFYGPPGTGKTMLASRLPGILPPLTERELIEVAALYSSAGLSRIRQRPFRAPHHSASPTALVGGGSNPRPGEISLAHRGVLFLDEMPEFPRSALEILREPLENGEVRISRARAQVTFPADFQLVAAMNPCPCGYLGEARCRCTPDQIDRYRNKLSGPLLDRIDMQVEVASMSAAQLQEAPAGEKSAVVRERVRNAREIQLQRQGKINGELQGRELDEHCRLGKTESALLRASVEKLGLSARSYHRVLKVARTLADLNQQQEIGTGQIAEALAYRNLDRKTIVPA is encoded by the coding sequence ATGAGCCTATCCATAGCCTATGCCCGCGCCCAACTGGGAGTGCAGGCGCCACTGGTGACCGTTGAGACCCATCTGGCCAACGGATTACCCGCCTTCAATATTGTTGGCCTGCCGGAAGCCGCGGTACGTGAAAGCCGCGACCGGGTGCGCAGCGCCATCGTCAACAGTCACTTTGAATTCCCCCAGCGGCGCATCACCGTCAATCTGGCCCCGGCAGACCTGCCCAAGGCCGGTGGCCGCTACGACCTGGCCATCGCCCTCGGCGTACTCGCCGCTTCCGGCCAGATTCCCGGGGAAACCCTCGAGCAGTTTGAATTTATTGGCGAGCTGGCGCTTTCGGGCAGCCTGCGCCCCATTCCCGGCGCCCTGCCCGCGGCCATCGCCTGTGGCGACAGCGGACGCACCCTGGTGATCGCGTCCGAGTCCGCCGCCGAGGCGGCGCTGATCAAGGCGCCAGTAAAAGCCGCGTCCAGCCTGTTGCAGGTGTGCGCCCAGCTACACGGGCGCGAACCGCTGCCCGACGCCCTGGTGGACGATACCCAGGAGGAAGTGCTCTGTGCCGATCTGGCGGACGTGCGCGGCCAGCTCAAGGCACGGCGGGCGCTGGAGGTCGCCGCCGCAGGCAGCCACAATCTGCTTTTTTACGGTCCACCGGGAACAGGAAAAACCATGCTCGCCAGCCGCCTGCCGGGCATACTGCCACCACTGACCGAGCGCGAGCTGATTGAAGTGGCGGCCCTCTATTCCAGCGCCGGACTCAGCCGCATTCGCCAGCGCCCGTTTCGCGCGCCCCACCATTCCGCCTCCCCCACCGCACTGGTGGGTGGGGGTAGCAACCCTCGCCCAGGGGAAATCAGCCTGGCCCATCGCGGTGTGCTGTTTCTCGATGAAATGCCGGAGTTCCCGCGCTCGGCGCTGGAGATTTTGCGGGAACCACTGGAAAACGGTGAGGTGCGCATTTCCCGCGCGCGCGCCCAGGTCACCTTCCCTGCAGACTTCCAGCTGGTCGCGGCAATGAACCCCTGCCCCTGTGGCTATCTCGGCGAAGCACGCTGCCGTTGCACGCCCGATCAGATCGACCGCTACCGCAATAAACTCTCCGGCCCGCTATTGGATCGCATTGATATGCAGGTGGAAGTGGCAAGTATGAGCGCGGCACAGTTGCAGGAAGCCCCGGCCGGGGAGAAGTCAGCGGTGGTGCGGGAGCGGGTGCGCAACGCGCGGGAAATCCAGCTGCAGCGCCAGGGAAAAATCAACGGCGAGCTGCAGGGCAGAGAACTGGATGAACACTGCCGGCTGGGTAAAACAGAAAGCGCTTTGCTGCGTGCGTCGGTGGAAAAACTCGGTCTGTCTGCGCGCAGCTATCACCGGGTGTTGAAAGTGGCGCGCACCCTGGCGGATCTGAATCAGCAGCAAGAGATTGGCACCGGGCAGATCGCCGAAGCGCTGGCCTACCGCAATCTGGATCGTAAAACTATCGTGCCGGCCTAA
- a CDS encoding IS4 family transposase, with protein MDALQSFCDLSTFTQNIPVEWVDSALQLSSQATIRRRRLPADQVLWLVLGMALFRNEPVSEVARRLNICAQGLANDSLLAPSGVSKARQRLGANPVQWLFQRTGVHWGHERYPEDEWQGLQVLAVDGALLRTQDTPELRDHFGSGNTSTNRQTPYPLMRLVALMNVRSHVLLNAELSPYRRSEIRLADEFMNQVPEASVTLFDKGFWSADLLLRWADQNTQRHWLIPERKGLVSETVEVYNKNDRLLRMKVSPQARKRNPALPEYWEVRAVSYKHNGKNKTVFTSLPADTYGTKAVAKLYQERWEIEIGFRDIKSSMQHNAVTLRSKTVELVYQEVWGLLLAYNVIRREASQAAVAHGGNPARIRFKFACQYIAAQLIVMAAAQPLSRTGARLSELRAGIGNLFLEDRPRPSRPRTVKISKTRYPVNRRAAPLK; from the coding sequence ATTGATGCCCTCCAGTCCTTCTGTGACCTGAGTACCTTCACCCAGAACATTCCCGTTGAATGGGTGGATTCCGCTCTGCAGTTATCCTCGCAAGCCACTATTCGCCGCCGTCGACTTCCCGCCGATCAGGTACTCTGGCTCGTGCTGGGCATGGCCCTGTTCAGGAATGAACCGGTCTCAGAAGTTGCCCGCAGGCTCAACATCTGTGCTCAGGGGCTCGCGAACGATAGCCTGTTGGCGCCAAGCGGGGTATCAAAGGCGCGACAGCGTCTTGGTGCTAACCCCGTTCAGTGGCTATTTCAACGTACCGGGGTGCACTGGGGGCATGAGCGTTACCCAGAAGATGAATGGCAAGGATTGCAAGTTCTCGCTGTCGATGGCGCGCTGTTGCGCACTCAAGATACTCCTGAGCTGCGAGATCATTTTGGCTCCGGTAACACGAGCACAAACCGGCAAACTCCGTACCCTCTTATGCGCCTGGTTGCTCTAATGAACGTACGTTCACATGTACTTCTGAATGCAGAGCTAAGCCCTTACCGACGCAGCGAAATACGCCTGGCCGATGAGTTTATGAATCAGGTGCCGGAAGCCTCCGTAACCCTGTTTGATAAGGGTTTTTGGAGTGCAGACCTTTTGCTGCGGTGGGCGGATCAGAACACGCAACGCCACTGGCTGATCCCCGAGCGCAAAGGCCTGGTCAGTGAGACAGTGGAGGTCTACAACAAAAATGATCGACTACTGCGAATGAAGGTCTCCCCCCAGGCTCGGAAGCGCAATCCGGCCCTTCCCGAGTACTGGGAAGTTCGAGCAGTGAGCTACAAGCATAATGGCAAAAACAAAACGGTATTTACCTCGCTACCGGCAGATACTTACGGCACTAAAGCCGTCGCGAAGCTCTACCAAGAGCGCTGGGAAATCGAAATCGGCTTCCGTGACATCAAAAGTTCCATGCAGCACAACGCCGTCACCCTACGTAGCAAGACCGTGGAACTGGTTTATCAGGAAGTGTGGGGGCTACTGTTGGCGTACAACGTGATACGTCGAGAGGCAAGCCAGGCAGCGGTCGCTCACGGGGGAAACCCAGCCAGGATACGCTTTAAGTTCGCATGCCAGTATATTGCTGCGCAGCTGATTGTCATGGCCGCGGCTCAGCCATTATCAAGGACTGGAGCGCGCTTATCGGAGCTTAGGGCGGGGATTGGGAACCTGTTTTTAGAGGACCGTCCTCGGCCTTCTAGGCCGAGGACGGTAAAGATCAGCAAAACCCGCTATCCGGTGAATCGTCGTGCTGCTCCGCTTAAGTGA